The segment GTATCGTATATGGTCCTGGCGGTGGCTCGATTAAGCTTTATGAAAAAAAGACAGCTCAATAAAAGAAAAGCCAGATGAAGGGTCTAATCTCCATCCGGCTTTTTTGTATTATTTTTTCACTTTCACATCATAACGATCTGCATCCATCACTTTCACCCAAGCCGCCACAAAGTCTTTGACAAACTTTTCTTGGCTGTCGTCTTGTGCGTACACTTCGACGAGGGCACGGAGGACGGAGTGGGAACCGAAGACAAGGTCTACTCTTGTAGCAGTACGGACGAGTTCACCTGTTTGGCGATCGCGTGCTTCGTAGTAGCCTTCTCCTTCTACTGGCTTCCATTCTACACCCATATCAAGCAGGGTCACAAAGAAGTCGTTGGTGAGCGTGCCTACCCGTTCAGTAAAGACGCCATGCTCGGTATCGCCGTGGTTGGCACCAAGGACACGCAAGCCTCCAAGAAGCACGGTCAATTCCTTCGCAGAAAGGTCCATTAGCTGAGCTTTGTCCACCATGAACTCTTCCGGTTTCAAGGAGTATTCTTTCTTATGGTAGTTGCGGAATGCATCAGATACAGGCTCAAGCACTTCGAAGTTTTCTTCGTCTGTTTGGTCCTGTGTGGCATCTCCGCGTCCTTGTGTAAATGGAACTTTCACATCAAAGCCGGCATCCTTGGCAGCTTTTTCAACGGCTGCACTTCCACCAAGTACGATTAGATCTGCAATGCTGACGTTCTTGTCCAGACTGCTCTGCAGGTCTTCTAAGGCACTAATAGCCTTTGCAAGCTGCTCTGGCTCGTTCGCTTCCCAATCCTTTTGAGGGGAGAGGCGAACGCGGGCACCATTTGCCCCACCACGCTTGTCCGAATGACGGTATGTGCTGGCAGAAGCCCAAGCAGTTTTCACAAGCTCACTTACAGAGAGACCGCAATTTAAAAGCTTAGCTTTGAGATCCTCAATTTCTGCATCTGTTAATGTGTAGTCCACTTTTGGAACCGGATCCTGCCAAATGAATTCCTCTTCTGGCACTTCAGGTCCTAAATATCTGTCGCGAGGTCCCATATCACGGTGGAGCAGCTTGAACCATGCGCGTGCAAAAGCATCAGCGAACTCATCCGGATTCTGATGGAAGCGGCGGGAGATCTTTTCGTATTCTGGGTCCATGCGCATTGCCATGTCGGCAGTGGTCATCATGGTTTTCACTTTTTTGGATGGATCGTGAGCGTCTGGAGCTAAATGGTCTTCATCCGGATCGATTGGTGCCCATTGGTAGGCGCCAGCCGGACTCTTCGTCAGCTCCCACTCATACCCAAACAGCAAATCAAAATAGCTCATATCCCATTGAGTTGGTGTCGGTGTCCATGCACCTTCAATTCCACTCGTGATCGTGAAAGCGCCGTGGCCGGTTTCATGGCTGCTCTTCCAACCAAATCCTTGATGTTCAAGGCCTGCTCCTTCCGGCTCTTCTGTCACATGAGATGGATCACCAGCTCCGTGGGCTTTCCCGAAGGTATGTCCGCCAGCAGTCAATGCCACGGTTTCCTCATCGTTCATTCCCATCCTTTTGAAGGTGTCCCGAATATCAAAGGCACTTTTCTTCGGATCTGGTTCGCCGTTTGGTCCTTCTGGATTCACATAAATCAAGCCCATTTGGACGGCAGCAAGAGGGTTCTCAAGGTCACGCTCACCGGAATAACGGTTGTCTCCAAGCCATTCCTTCTCAGGACCCCAGTTAACATCTTCCTCAGGATTCCAAATATCTTCACGGCCTCCCCCAAATCCAATGGTTTTCCCACCCATGGATTCGATTGCGACATTTCCTGCAAAAACGAGCAAATCTGCCCAAGAGAGCTTGTTACCATATTTCTTTTTAATCGGCCAAAGCAGTCGGCGGGCCTTGTCCAAGTTTCCGTTATCCGGCCAGCTGTTTAATGGTGCAAAACGCTGAGATCCGCTTCCGCCGCCTCCGCGTCCATCTGCTTGACGATATGTACCTGCAGCGTGCCAGGACATCCGGATGAAGAACGGCCCATAATGCCCATAGTCCGCCGGCCACCAGTCTTGGCTGTCTGTCATAAGATTGTGTAAGTCCTCTTTTAGACCTGCATAATCGATCTTTTGAAATTCCTCTGCGTAGTTAAAATCTTCCCCTAGTGGGTTTGTCTTCGTGTCATGCTGGTGAAGCACATGCAGATCTAGCTGATTCGGCCACCAGTCTTTGTTCTTTGTTACTACCACCGGCTTATCGGAACTTTCCCCCGTAAACGGGCACTTTCCAACGTTCTCATTGTCCATACATCTTTTCCCCTTTCTGTTTTAGAAGAGTAAGTAGCACACTAACTAGCCTTACAACGTACGAAACCACAAAATGAGACAACATCAATTCTTACATTGTAATTATAATAAATAATCGGCCAAATAAAAAGAAATATGCAGAATATTTTTAATAATATCCTAAGATTTCAAAATTATGGTTGTAGCGCTAATAATTAAAGTGCCTTTTTAGTGGGATTTAATACCCGTGGAAACAGAAAAAAAACCAATCGCTACTAGATTAGGATTGGCTTTACTATATAGGACGAAATTAAAATGAGCTATAAGTGAGAAGGTGGATACTCAAAAGAGGCTGTCTAAAGTCAATAATGGGCGAAAAGCCTGACAGCCTCAATTTTTGTTTTACATGCATATACCGTAAAGAAGGGTATGTACATTACCGAATCATTTGCTTGATCAATTCTTTATTTCTAGCTTTAAATACTTCGTTATGGGAGGAAACCATTGCCACTTTGCTTGCTTGTGGTTGAATATATTGTTTTGCTTTGTTGACTGCATTTGCTGCATCCTGGAAGGCACCTGCAATCAAATGCAATTTCCCATCATGATTTAATATATCGCCAGCAGCATAGAGTCCTGGTATGGAGGATTCACTATTAGAATTTCCCGCTATGTAATATGTGTCCACCATTTCAATAGGCAGTTCGCTGTTCTCGATTAAAGTTCCGTCCCGTTCATATCCATGGCTGATAATGACTTCATCAATAGCAAGGCTAGAGATATCCCCGGTTTCATGATTGGTAAGCTGGACTCGTTCGATTACTTCATGGTCTGTGCTCGCAATAAGCCTCGTGATGGAGGTGTGGAATAGACATTTTGCCGAGTTGTTCAGCAGCTGTGATACCTGTGCCTCGTGAGCGGATAGCGCATCTTTACGATAGGTAACATAGACTTGTTTAGCAATCGGCTCCAGTTCATTCGCCCAATCGATGGCTGAATTGCCTCCGCCGGATATGATGACAGTTTTGTCTTTAAAGCGTTGCAATGACTTAACAGTATAATTCAAATTTGTCACTTCAAATCTCTCTGCCCCTTCGATCGCCAGCTTTTGCGGATGAAGGATGCCTCCACCTACAGCAACGATAACCGTTTTGGAAACATGTCGTTCACCCTCTGAATCCAACAAAACAAAGAAGCCTTCTTCATTTCGGGTTATTGATTCTACTTTTCTATTTAAAACAACTTCAGGGTTGAAGGTTAAGCCTTGCTCCACAAGCTGTTCAATCAGTTTTGCTCCAGGCAGAGGAGTCTGTCCGCCAACATCCCAAATCATCTTTTCCGGATACACATGAATCTTTCCGCCCAATTGAGGCTGATACTCGATCAGCTTTGTCTTCATTCCTCTAAGACCACTATAAAATGCAGAGTAAAGCCCTGCAGGACCGCCACCAATAATCGTTACATCAAACACATCCAGGTTCACATTCCGTCACTCCCTATAGGAATTAGATAAAATTGATTATCATTCTCATTTAAGTATATAACTATTTTACTAGTTTATGCAATATGGGGACGGGTCTGATGTGTACTTATTAGCCTTTTTCATTTTTAGGAGCCGGGGACGGGTTGATATTTGGTAAATGTCACAATAACCCGATGAAAAGTTACAATGACCTTCCTAAAAGTTACAATCCACAGCAAAATAGTTACAATAACCCCTCGAAAAGTTACAATCAACCAAAATGTCGCGGCAATCAGCAGAAAAAATAAGCTAGTATAGTTGAAAAAACACCATTTATAAGCTACCGTTCAAAGTAGAGAGTATTTCCAGAATGGAGAGAGAGTATATGATGTTAGCATTAGGTGTTTTAGGAGTGCTAGTTTTAGTTGGTGGGCTGTTCGCTACGCTTCAGGTAGCGGGAAAAGGAGATCAGGACTATCACAAGGAAACCAAGGGAAATGTGACACGTCTCACGTATATTTATATCGCGTTGTTTGTTGTCATTATTATCGGTTTTATTGTTTATTTGAGATGGTTTGTGTAGCATGCTTGCAAAGTCAAAAGACCCCCGGGAGGCTATCTCCACGGGGGTCTTTTGACTTTTCTTTTTTCTATAACTTAAACGAACTCTTCAACGACACAATCTCATTAAACACAAGCTTATCTGAAGTGGTATATTTCGGATCCACATTAAAGTAGCCGTGGCGGAAAAATTGGAATTTCTCCTGTGGCGCCACACCTTTCATGTTTTCCTCCACAAATCCATTCAACACTTTCATG is part of the Sutcliffiella sp. FSL R7-0096 genome and harbors:
- the katG gene encoding catalase/peroxidase HPI, producing the protein MDNENVGKCPFTGESSDKPVVVTKNKDWWPNQLDLHVLHQHDTKTNPLGEDFNYAEEFQKIDYAGLKEDLHNLMTDSQDWWPADYGHYGPFFIRMSWHAAGTYRQADGRGGGGSGSQRFAPLNSWPDNGNLDKARRLLWPIKKKYGNKLSWADLLVFAGNVAIESMGGKTIGFGGGREDIWNPEEDVNWGPEKEWLGDNRYSGERDLENPLAAVQMGLIYVNPEGPNGEPDPKKSAFDIRDTFKRMGMNDEETVALTAGGHTFGKAHGAGDPSHVTEEPEGAGLEHQGFGWKSSHETGHGAFTITSGIEGAWTPTPTQWDMSYFDLLFGYEWELTKSPAGAYQWAPIDPDEDHLAPDAHDPSKKVKTMMTTADMAMRMDPEYEKISRRFHQNPDEFADAFARAWFKLLHRDMGPRDRYLGPEVPEEEFIWQDPVPKVDYTLTDAEIEDLKAKLLNCGLSVSELVKTAWASASTYRHSDKRGGANGARVRLSPQKDWEANEPEQLAKAISALEDLQSSLDKNVSIADLIVLGGSAAVEKAAKDAGFDVKVPFTQGRGDATQDQTDEENFEVLEPVSDAFRNYHKKEYSLKPEEFMVDKAQLMDLSAKELTVLLGGLRVLGANHGDTEHGVFTERVGTLTNDFFVTLLDMGVEWKPVEGEGYYEARDRQTGELVRTATRVDLVFGSHSVLRALVEVYAQDDSQEKFVKDFVAAWVKVMDADRYDVKVKK
- a CDS encoding NAD(P)/FAD-dependent oxidoreductase: MNLDVFDVTIIGGGPAGLYSAFYSGLRGMKTKLIEYQPQLGGKIHVYPEKMIWDVGGQTPLPGAKLIEQLVEQGLTFNPEVVLNRKVESITRNEEGFFVLLDSEGERHVSKTVIVAVGGGILHPQKLAIEGAERFEVTNLNYTVKSLQRFKDKTVIISGGGNSAIDWANELEPIAKQVYVTYRKDALSAHEAQVSQLLNNSAKCLFHTSITRLIASTDHEVIERVQLTNHETGDISSLAIDEVIISHGYERDGTLIENSELPIEMVDTYYIAGNSNSESSIPGLYAAGDILNHDGKLHLIAGAFQDAANAVNKAKQYIQPQASKVAMVSSHNEVFKARNKELIKQMIR